One Periophthalmus magnuspinnatus isolate fPerMag1 chromosome 8, fPerMag1.2.pri, whole genome shotgun sequence genomic window carries:
- the gtf2f1 gene encoding general transcription factor IIF subunit 1 isoform X2, with amino-acid sequence MASLGSSSSSGTEYIVRVPKNTTKKYNIMAFNAGDKVACSTWTQARMERDMSARRIYGEEETAEGAAGSEFGKKQREEARRKKFGIVTKEFKVEDQPWILKVNGKAGKRFKGIKKGGVTENASYYIFTQCPDGAFEAFPVHGWYNFMPVAKHRTLTAEEAEEEWGRRNKVVNHFSIMLQRRLREQERGEDDEDEGEKGGKKKKKGGGRGGDLRIHDLEDDLEMSSDDSHSSGGEDGESKPKAKKDAGKGKGKKKKKKGSEHEALEDSDDGDYEGLEVDYMSDDSSSEEEPEKGKPAKADEHPKGIDELSESEEESEEEKQNEEETKEEEEEDDGKKTPVQPEKKKKKDSSGESESSDDSDIEGETASALFMKKRTPPKRGGGRGSAGSSRTGSRPGTPSIDSGSTSSTLRAAASKLEQGKRQSGSATDTPAAKRLKMEPNSQSPAPSGKSTPQPASGKSTPSSSDVQLTEEAVRRYLIRKPMTTKDLLKKFQTKRTGLSNEQTVNVLAQILKRLNPERKNVNDKMHFYLTE; translated from the exons ATGGCATCACTA GGAAGCAGCAGTTCTTCTGGCACAGAGTACATAGTGCGAGTGCCCAA aaaTACCACTAAAAAGTACAACATTATGGCGTTCAATGCAGGAGACAAAGTGGCTTGTTCAACATGGACACAG GCTCGTATGGAACGCGACATGAGTGCACGGCGTATTtatggagaagaggagacggCTGAGGGAGCAGCGGGCAGTGAGTTTGGGAaaaaacagagggaggaagCACGGAGGAAGAAATTTGGAATTGTCACCAAAGAGTTTAAAGTAGAGGACCAGCCTTGGATCCTCAAAGTCAATGGGAAAGCGGGTAAGAG GTTCAAGGGAATAAAGAAGGGTGGTGTTACAGAGAACGCGTCGTACTACATCTTCACACAGTGCCCTGATGGTGCGTTCGAGGCCTTCCCGGTGCACGGCTGGTACAACTTCATGCCTGTGGCCAAGCACCGAACACTCACAGCGGAGGAGGCCGAGGAAGAGTGGGGCAG GCGAAACAAAGTAGTGAACCATTTCAGCATCATGCTCCAGCGCCGTCTGAGGGAGCAAGAGCGCGGAGAGGACGATGAAgacgagggagagaaagggggcaaaaagaagaaaaagggcGGAGGGCGAGGGGGGGACCTGCGCATACACGACCTGGAGGATGACCTGGAGATGAGCAGTGACGACAGCCACAGCAGTGGAGGAGAGG ATGGTGAGAGCAAACCTAAGGCTAAAAAAGATGCTGGAAAGGGCaaagggaagaagaagaagaaaaagggcAGTGAGCACGAGGCTCTGGAGGACAGTGATGATGGAGACTATGAAGGACTGGAGGTGGACTACATGTCCGACGATAGCAG ttcagaagaggagccagagaaggGGAAACCAGCCAAAGCAGACGAACACCCCAAAG GGATTGATGAATTGTCtgagagtgaagaagagagtgaagaagagaaACAGAACGAAGAGGAAaccaaagaggaggaggaagaggacgatgGGAAGAAGACCCCTGTCCAgccagagaagaagaagaaaaaag ACAGCAGTGGTGAGTCTGAAAGCTCAGATGACAGCGACATAGAAGGAGAGACGGCATCAGCTTTGTTCATG aAAAAGCGCACTCCCCCAAAGCGTGGAGGGGGGCGTGGCTCGGCTGGCAGCTCCAGGACAGGAAGTCGTCCTGGGACTccctccatcgactctggctccacctCCAGCACTCTGCGGGCTGCAGCCAGCAAGCTCGAGCAAG gaaagagacagagcggCTCGGCCACAGACACTCCTGCTGCTAAGAGGCTCAAAATGGAGCCCAACAGTCAGAGCCCTGCCCCATCTGGGAAGAGCACGCCTCAGCCTGCATCTGGCAAATCTACCCCGAGCTCAAG TgatgtccagctgacagaagaGGCCGTGAGGAGGTACCTGATTCGGAAGCCCATGACGACCAAAGACCTGCTCAAGAAGTTCCAGACCAAACGCACCGGTCTGAGCAATGAGCAGACGGTCAATGTGTTAGCTCAGATACTCAAGAGGCTCAACCCAGAACGCAAAAATGTCAATGACAAGATGCATTTTTATCTCACTGAGTAA
- the gtf2f1 gene encoding general transcription factor IIF subunit 1 isoform X1: protein MASLGSSSSSGTEYIVRVPKNTTKKYNIMAFNAGDKVACSTWTQARMERDMSARRIYGEEETAEGAAGSEFGKKQREEARRKKFGIVTKEFKVEDQPWILKVNGKAGKRFKGIKKGGVTENASYYIFTQCPDGAFEAFPVHGWYNFMPVAKHRTLTAEEAEEEWGRRNKVVNHFSIMLQRRLREQERGEDDEDEGEKGGKKKKKGGGRGGDLRIHDLEDDLEMSSDDSHSSGGEDGESKPKAKKDAGKGKGKKKKKKGSEHEALEDSDDGDYEGLEVDYMSDDSSSEEEPEKGKPAKADEHPKGIDELSESEEESEEEKQNEEETKEEEEEDDGKKTPVQPEKKKKKADSSGESESSDDSDIEGETASALFMKKRTPPKRGGGRGSAGSSRTGSRPGTPSIDSGSTSSTLRAAASKLEQGKRQSGSATDTPAAKRLKMEPNSQSPAPSGKSTPQPASGKSTPSSSDVQLTEEAVRRYLIRKPMTTKDLLKKFQTKRTGLSNEQTVNVLAQILKRLNPERKNVNDKMHFYLTE, encoded by the exons ATGGCATCACTA GGAAGCAGCAGTTCTTCTGGCACAGAGTACATAGTGCGAGTGCCCAA aaaTACCACTAAAAAGTACAACATTATGGCGTTCAATGCAGGAGACAAAGTGGCTTGTTCAACATGGACACAG GCTCGTATGGAACGCGACATGAGTGCACGGCGTATTtatggagaagaggagacggCTGAGGGAGCAGCGGGCAGTGAGTTTGGGAaaaaacagagggaggaagCACGGAGGAAGAAATTTGGAATTGTCACCAAAGAGTTTAAAGTAGAGGACCAGCCTTGGATCCTCAAAGTCAATGGGAAAGCGGGTAAGAG GTTCAAGGGAATAAAGAAGGGTGGTGTTACAGAGAACGCGTCGTACTACATCTTCACACAGTGCCCTGATGGTGCGTTCGAGGCCTTCCCGGTGCACGGCTGGTACAACTTCATGCCTGTGGCCAAGCACCGAACACTCACAGCGGAGGAGGCCGAGGAAGAGTGGGGCAG GCGAAACAAAGTAGTGAACCATTTCAGCATCATGCTCCAGCGCCGTCTGAGGGAGCAAGAGCGCGGAGAGGACGATGAAgacgagggagagaaagggggcaaaaagaagaaaaagggcGGAGGGCGAGGGGGGGACCTGCGCATACACGACCTGGAGGATGACCTGGAGATGAGCAGTGACGACAGCCACAGCAGTGGAGGAGAGG ATGGTGAGAGCAAACCTAAGGCTAAAAAAGATGCTGGAAAGGGCaaagggaagaagaagaagaaaaagggcAGTGAGCACGAGGCTCTGGAGGACAGTGATGATGGAGACTATGAAGGACTGGAGGTGGACTACATGTCCGACGATAGCAG ttcagaagaggagccagagaaggGGAAACCAGCCAAAGCAGACGAACACCCCAAAG GGATTGATGAATTGTCtgagagtgaagaagagagtgaagaagagaaACAGAACGAAGAGGAAaccaaagaggaggaggaagaggacgatgGGAAGAAGACCCCTGTCCAgccagagaagaagaagaaaaaag CAGACAGCAGTGGTGAGTCTGAAAGCTCAGATGACAGCGACATAGAAGGAGAGACGGCATCAGCTTTGTTCATG aAAAAGCGCACTCCCCCAAAGCGTGGAGGGGGGCGTGGCTCGGCTGGCAGCTCCAGGACAGGAAGTCGTCCTGGGACTccctccatcgactctggctccacctCCAGCACTCTGCGGGCTGCAGCCAGCAAGCTCGAGCAAG gaaagagacagagcggCTCGGCCACAGACACTCCTGCTGCTAAGAGGCTCAAAATGGAGCCCAACAGTCAGAGCCCTGCCCCATCTGGGAAGAGCACGCCTCAGCCTGCATCTGGCAAATCTACCCCGAGCTCAAG TgatgtccagctgacagaagaGGCCGTGAGGAGGTACCTGATTCGGAAGCCCATGACGACCAAAGACCTGCTCAAGAAGTTCCAGACCAAACGCACCGGTCTGAGCAATGAGCAGACGGTCAATGTGTTAGCTCAGATACTCAAGAGGCTCAACCCAGAACGCAAAAATGTCAATGACAAGATGCATTTTTATCTCACTGAGTAA